Proteins from a genomic interval of Acanthopagrus latus isolate v.2019 chromosome 7, fAcaLat1.1, whole genome shotgun sequence:
- the inavaa gene encoding innate immunity activator protein, producing MSQALLSHLTRESLNNSCCFGEDAVEEHTSHYNVFLETPEQIVTMTAIESKEEISDTDSGIILHSGPDSPTSPVKDLTTHTRALKLKHQSLEERLELCLLELRKLCIREAELTGKLPSDYPLMPDEKPPRVRRRIGASFKLDEGLIHVNKQDPELQALETELALQRQIYEAARKLSLEGHLSKPQKKSRLQQCKREEKKVKDLQEAVVQHRIKSECNSPCVSISKSQNKDLNMSDDSSLSDVVALDDDVDSSSPLSPPVLGTSYSDPFHLSAKTPQSSLQSSSQLSVEYERSPIQNSPWKESSLDQPFQKPTKPQSACSSRSSSPAGTRVSAESCRIPLSQFIKNAALRHNHSTSAPSTPELHVRRQYSQSFRLPKSKQAADKERLGSENSRGRAKLPQRCCASDFMVRSPECSLLRPYQSSSEDSSSEHSSSSSSISSPGREGPTEIPKLCPPPYGFHFGAQKKALSSFSSSHNNTSQSQSSLGFIRAEEGPLSPQDLNMGKCFVSSPPVARSTQQRQWQEGALSPRGILKPPPPYTRLVRTPSLKEYPNHAIRLMPREIVSEELKSWHQRNQLQKLRPSCVDQQSALSPTSPHLPPFKQGLGNVVLQRAADGTPVQWFIAEDAEIVSQV from the exons ATGTCCCAAGCGTTACTTTCACATCTGACCAGAGAAAGTCTGAACAACTCCTGCTGCTTCGGGGAGGATGCTGTAGAGGAGCACACATCACACTATAAC GTATTTCTAGAAACTCCAGAGCAGATCGTGACGATGACGGCCATCGAGAGCAAAGAGGAGATCAGTGACACTGACAGTGGGATTATCCTGCACTCTG GTCCAGACAGCCCCACGTCCCCGGTGAAGGACCTGACCACCCACACCAGGGCGCTGAAGTTGAAGCACCAGTCTCTGGAGGAGCGTCTGGAGCTCTGCCTGCTGGAGCTCAGAAAGCTCTGCATCAGGGAGGCC GAGCTGACTGGTAAACTACCCTCAGACTATCCTCTGATGCCTGACGAGAAGCCACCCCGAGTCAGAAGGAGGATTGGGGCTTCCTTCAAGCTGGATGAAGGTCTGATCCATGTGAACAAACAG GATCCAGAGTTGCAGGCACTGGAAACTGAGTTGGCTCTTCAGCGGCAGATTTATGAGGCGGCCCGCAAACTCTCCCTGGAGGGCCACCTCAgtaaaccacagaagaagagccGGCTGCAGCAGTgcaagagggaggagaagaaagtgaaGGATCTGCAGGAGGCCGTGGTCCAGCACAGGATCAAGAGCGAGTGCAACTCACCATGCGTCAGCATCTCAAAGAGCCAAAACAAAG atctgaacatgtctgatGACAGCTCCCTGTCTGATGTAGTGGCCTTGGATGATG ATGTGGACTCTTccagccctctctctcctccagtgttGGGCACCTCCTACTCAGACCCCTTCCACCTGTCAGCCAAGACCCCGCAGTCATCCCTGCAGTCATCAAGCCAGCTCAGTGTAGAGTACGAGCGCTCCCCCATCCAGAACTCTCCGTGGAAAGAGTCCAGTCTGGATCAGCCTTTTCAGAAGCCCACTAAACCTCAGtctgcctgcagcagcaggtccag CAGTCCAGCAGGGACCCGAGTgtctgcagagagctgcaggattCCTCTGTCTCAGTTTATCAAAAACGCAGCCCTGCGTCACAACCACTCCACCAGTGCTCCCTCCACCCCTGAGCTGCACGTGCGCCGACAGTACTCCCAGTCCTTCAG ACTTCCCAAAAGTAAGCAAGCTGCTGACAAAGAGCGCCTCGGCTCTGAGAACAGTCGAGGGCGAGCCAAGCTGCCCCAGCGGTGCTGCGCGTCTGACTTCATGGTGCGTTCTCCAGAGTGCTCCCTGCTGCGCCCCTACCAGTCTAGCTCTGAGGACAGCAGCTCGgagcactcctcctcctcctcctccatcagctctccAGGCAGGGAAGGACCCACTGAGATCCCAAAGCTCTGCCCGCCACCTTATGGATTCCACTTTGGAGCGCAAAAGAAAGCactctccagcttctccagctCGCACAACAACACCAGCCAGTCTCAGTCCAGCCTCGGCTTCATCAGGGCAGAAGAAGGCCCCCTCTCCCCTCAAGACCTGAACATGGGGAAGTGCTTTGTGTCCTCCCCACCCGTGGCACGCAGCACTCAGCAAAGACAGTGGCAGGAGGGAGCGCTGTCACCGAGGGGCATCTTGAAACCTCCTCCACCCTACACCAGGCTGGTGCGAACGCCCTCACTGAAGGAGTACCCAAACCACGCCATCAGGCTGATGCCCCGGGAGATCGTATCGGAGGAGCTGAAGTCCTGGCATCAGAGGAACCAGCTGCAGAAGTTACGGCCAAGCTGTGTGGATCAGCAGAGCGCTCTGAGCCCCACCTCACCTCATCTGCCTCCATTTAAACAG GGTTTGGGTAATGTGGTTCTCCAGAGAGCTGCCGACGGGACTCCAGTACAGTGGTTCATTGCTGAGGATGCTGAAATCGTGAGCCAGGTGTAG
- the smc5 gene encoding structural maintenance of chromosomes protein 5, which yields MATPGKKRRVSHATSSSQASSNSIANVLAGSQADGPGGEGRFVEGSIISITMKNFLTYDYSVVYPGPNLNMIVGANGTGKSSIVCAICLGLAGKTAILGRGDKVGLYVKRGCHKGFIEIKLYKTGGNLVINREIHVENNQSLWMLNGRHCNQKTVEEEVKALRIQVSNLCQFLPQEKVGEFAKMSKIELLEATEKSVGPPEMYEYHCELKNFRNRERELENVVKEKASFLEKAKLRNERNKHDVNRYYEKKRHLDVIELLEKKKPWVEYETTRKDLEDVKRERDEAKRQLSSLKQAQTPMLRKIQQIDNQLKPTEAQIKAKTAAIKEASLKCKQKQDQLDRKHKEIEDIKQTLRLKQMEEEDHQKRISNTRRTIEDLKAELAKVGDQPDVTPQINDVNVELRRIQEERAKLEGEKSDLRRERDNFSAESKMLEKKLNDMNNMMNAKEEKLRGRHRDTHAALQWLRQNRQLFGGNVHEPMMLVINVKDHRFAKYVENHISFHDLRAFVFQKKDDMERFMTEVRDKMNLKVNSISAPEESCSKKAPSRNIESLRRFGFFTYLREMFDAPDEVMSYLCQQYKVHDVPVGNEQTKAMIRTVIEEPYIKVLYTTDERYTLKRSFYSNKISTSNSAVHPSQYLTITVDAEEKRHLEQQMKECVSKLRDIDERMKALQKEIVALDRRDNELLAQKKRLSEQKGKKRQLEQKISTKQDSLRQMEQNAIDLQKIEEDTKVKITAVNSQKVTIVAAFMAQMKLRAKLTMEKVYLALETVALTAEKTKLENDCKEGASELRTTDQKCTRLEQRKVQLHEQCKGLLKRAKTICRMQSDESLPEDLRNAFSKLPDTLDEIDAMLNEERSRAECFTGLSENVVEEYNRREQEIKHLEKELEDKTNALNAYRQNISEAKERWLNPLKQLVEQINSKFSDFFRTMQCAGEVDLHSENEEEYDKYGIRIRVKFHSSTQLHELTPYHQSGGERSVSTMLYLMALQELNRCPFRVVDEINQGMDPVNERRVFDIVVRTACKETTSQYFFITPKLLQNLQYADEMTVLCVHNGPYMLPPNQWDEKAFIRRCLQRKARA from the exons ATGGCTACGCCCGGCAAGAAACGACGAGTTAGTCATGCTACCAGCAGCTCCCAAGCTTCGAGTAACAGCATCGCAAACGTGCTGGCAGGTAGTCAAGCCGATGGACCTGGCGGAGAGGGTCGTTTCGTGGAGGGCTCCATAATTAGCATCACCATGAAAAACTTCCT GACTTATGACTACTCTGTGGTGTACCCTGGACCTAATTTGAACATGATTGTTGGAGCCAATGGAACTGGCAAGTCAAGCATTGTGTGTGCCATCTGTCTGGGTCTGGCTGGCAAGACCGCTATCCTTGGCAGAGGCGACAAG gTTGGGCTCTATGTCAAACGCGGGTGCCATAAAGGATTTATTGAGATTAAACT GTACAAGACTGGTGGTAATTTAGTGATTAACAGAGAGATACATGTGGAGAACAATCAGTCTCTGTGGATGCTGAATGGAAGACACTGCAACCAGAAAACAGTGGAAGAGGAGGTCAAGGCTCTGCGTATCCAAGTCAGCAACCTCTGCCAGTTTCTGCCTCAG GAGAAAGTGGGTGAGTTCGCGAAGATGTCCAAAATTGAGTTGCTCGAGGCAACTGAGAAGTCAGTGGGACCACCAGAGATGTATGAATACCACTGTGAGCTCAAAAACTTTCGCAACAGAGAACGAGAACTGGAG AACGTAGTGAAGGAGAAGGCCAGCTTCCTGGAGAAGGCCAAGCTGAGGAATGAGAGGAACAAACATGATGTGAACCGTTACTATGAAAAGAAGAGGCATCTGGATGTGATTGAGTTGCTTGAGAAGAAGAAACCATGGGTG GAGTACGAGACCACTCGCAAGGACCTTGAGGACgtgaagagagagcgagatgagGCTAAAAGGCAGCTCTCTTCCCTGAAGCAGGCTCAGACACCAATGCTGAGGAAGATCCAGCAGATTGACAACCAGCTGAAACCCACTGAGGCACAAATAAAGGCAAAG ACTGCTGCCATTAAAGAAGCCTCTTTGAAgtgcaaacagaaacaggatCAGTTGGATCGAAAACACAAAGAG ATTGAAGatattaaacaaacactgagactgAAGCAGATGGAAGAGGAGGACCACCAGAAGCGAATCAGCAACACCAGACGGACAATCGAGGACCTGAAGGCAGAGCTTGCCAAAGTCGGCGACCAACCAGATGTGACACCACAGATCAATGATGTTAACGTCGAGCTGAGGCGCATCCAGGAGGAGAGAGCCAAGCTGGAAGGAGAGAAGTCCGACCTACGCAGGGAGAGGGATAACTTCTCTGCTGAGTCCAAAA TGTTGGAGAAAAAGCTCAATGACATGAACAACATGATGAATGCTAAAGAGGAGAAGCTGCGAGGACGTCACAGGGACACACATGCTGCCCTCCAGTGGCTCAGGCAGAACAGACAACTCTTTGGTGGAAATGTCCACGAGCCCATGATGCTGGTG aTCAATGTGAAAGATCATCGCTTTGCCAAGTATGTAGAGAACCACATCTCCTTCCACGATCTGCGGGCGTTCGTCTTCCAGAAAAAAGACGACATGGAGAGGTTCATGACTGAG GTCCGTGACAAGATGAACTTGAAGGTGAATTCCATATCGGCTCCTGAGGAATCGTGTTCTAAGAAGGCGCCATCCAGAAATATTGAGTCCCTGAG GCGTTTTGGGTTCTTTACCTACCTACGTGAGATGTTTGATGCTCCAGATGAGGTGATGAGTTACCTCTGTCAGCAGTACAAGGTGCATGATGTCCCTGTGGGCAACGAACAAACTAAAGCCATGATCAGAACG gTGATCGAAGAGCCCTACATCAAAGTGTTGTACACAACAGATGAGAGATACACATTGAAGAGGTCTTTTTACTCCAATAAGATCAGCACCAGTAACTCTGCAGTGCACCCTTCCCAGTACCTCACCATTACTGTGGACGCCGAAGAGAAACGGCATCTGGAGCAGCAGATGAAG GAATGTGTGTCAAAGTTACGAGACATTGATGAACGGATGAAGGCCCTGCAGAAGGAAATTGTCGCCTTGGATCGCCGCGATAATGAGCTGTTGGCACAGAAGAAGAGGCTTTCTGAACAAAAGGGCAAAAAGAGACAACTGGAGCAGAAAATCAGCACCAAACAGGACAG TCTGAGGCAGATGGAGCAGAATGCTATTGACCTGCAGAAGATTGAAGAGGACACTAAAGTGAAGATTACAGCTGTCAATTCTCAGAAGGTGACCATCGTCGCAGCGTTCATGGCTCAAATGAAG CTGAGGGCCAAGCTGACTATGGAGAAAGTGTACCTGGCTTTGGAGACGGTGGCGTTGACAGCAGAGAAGACCAAACTGGAGAATGACTGTAAAGAAGGCGCCTCTGAACTCAGGACCACTGAT CAAAAATGCACCCGTCTGGAGCAGAGGAAGGTGCAGCTGCACGAACAATGCAAGGGCCTTTTGAAGAGAGCGAAGACGATCTGCAGGATGCAATCTGATGAGTCACTGCCTGAAGACCTCCGCAAT GCTTTCAGCAAACTGCCTGACACGCTGGACGAGATTGATGCCATGTTGAATGAGGAGCGGTCAAGAGCTGAGTGCTTCACTGGCCTCAGTGAAAAT GTTGTTGAGGAGTACAacaggagagagcaggagatcAAACATCTGGAGAAGGAACTGGAAGATAAAACCAATGCCCTGAACGCCTACCGACAGAACATATCAGAG GCTAAGGAGCGTTGGCTGAACCCGCTGAAGCAGCTGGTGGAGCAGATTAACAGCAAGTTCAGTGACTTCTTCCGTACCATGCAGTGTGCAGGAGAAGTTGATCTGCACTCAGAGAACGAG GAGGAGTATGACAAGTATGGGATCAGAATCCGCGTCAAGTTTCACAGCAGCACTCAGCTCCACGAGCTGACGCCCTACCATCAGAGCGGAGGAGAGCGCAGCGTATCCACAATGCTCTACCTCATGGCCCTGCAGGAGCTCAACCGCTGCCCATTCAGAGTGGTGGACGAGATCAACCAG GGAATGGATCCTGTAAATGAGAGAAGAGTGTTTGACATAGTAGTCCGCACGGCCTGCAAGGAGACAACGTCGCAGTACTTCTTCATAACACCAAAA ctgctgcaaAATCTTCAGTACGCTGACGAGATGACAGTTCTCTGTGTCCATAATGGCCCTTACATGCTTCCCCCCAACCAATGGGATGAGAAGGCGTTCATCAGACGGTGCCTCCAGAGAAAAGCCAGGGCATGA
- the elapor1 gene encoding endosome/lysosome-associated apoptosis and autophagy regulator 1: MQRGPGHLSHFLLWLLIAQTSADLPMCKESDYHFEYTECDALGSRWRVAVPNKADICTGLPDPVKGTQCTFSCSEGEYLNMQSQQCQKCAAGTYSLGTGVAFDEWDSLPSGFVTQGVNTNGEDVVTDCSNSTWTPKGDHIASNTDECTATLSYAVSLKKPGTVSFEYFYPDNSIYFEFFVQNDQCQSTDSQSRWIKISESSWSKHRVELNSGNNVLYWRATTYTLVGSAVKPVMLRNIAISGVAYTSECFHCKPGTHSAKQGSARCTPCPADTFSNKGATVCHQCDRDKYAEAGSASCKPRPVCTNSDYFYTHTPCDSEGKTQIMYKWIEPKICSETVKGAVKLPASGDKQTCPPCNPGFFVTSSSTCEPCDKGFYSNGTACSECPVGSEPVVGFEYKWWNTMPKNMRSAVFHREFSNSQQITAWEVAGEYVYTTPGDQDTDYLMLTLSVPGYRLPQSMTADSERSELSRITFVFETVCSADCKFFFLAGYNQWNNDVVEQWRGTSRKQSYSYLVQSNSTTSFTWTFQRTEDFNMERRYSADVAKIYSIHITNVLGGVASQCRRCALSSTKAGSACVPCPAGHYMVNRTGVCRSCPPNTFVRADQPVGKVACVQCGPNTETNKAHTACLSDCVLDVQTAGGAPLHYDFSPLANVSGFHSSPRFTSKGLRYFHSFNLGLCGKEGRVLATCVDNVTESGREVRGYICQSTVVPSDIRSQSVVSSQPFLIGDSLIGVTTDTTLNGISSPNWLFPAASGLQDVIFYYKSSETTQACKQGRSAAIRLRCNPTVTTKDLIMLPSNCSEGTCDGCTFHFLWESQHACPLCTKHHYREIVSACIQGIQRTTYVWQQPLQCYGGESLPAQKVSACVTLDFWLKFGVSTGTVAAVLLITISCYFWKKTRKLQYKYSKLMMNSGGKECELPTADSCAIMEGEDAEDDIMYLSKRSVFSKMRSYSRERSSDGFDSVPLKSSSSRQHREEDDSDDD; the protein is encoded by the exons ATGCAGCGAGGCCCAGGTCACCTGAGCCACTTCTTACTGTGGTTGCTTATAGCACAGACCTCTGCGGATTTGCCCATGTGCAAAGAG TCAGATTATCACTTTGAGTACACAGAGTGTGACGCACTCGGGTCACGATGGAGAGTGGCGGTTCCCAACAAGGCCGACATATGCACAGGCCTCCCAGATCCTGTCAAAGGCACTCAGTGCA CCTTTTCCTGTAGTGAGGGGGAGTACCTCAACATGCAGTCGCAGCAGTGCCAGAAGTGCGCTGCTGGCACCTACTCGCTGGGCACCGGCGTGGCCTTTGACGAGTGGGACAGCCTGCCATCTGGTTTTGTCACCCAAGGGGTGAACACGAACGGCGAGGACGTCGTCACAGACTGCTCCAA ctccacctggaCACCGAAGGGTGATCACATCGCCTCAAACACAGATGAGTGCACGGCGACGCTGTCCTACGCTGTGAGCCTGAAGAAACCTGGAACTGTGTCCTTTGAATACTTCTACCCCGACAACAGCATCTACTTTGAGTTCTtt GTTCAGAATGACCAGTGTCAGTCTACAGACTCTCAGAGCCGGTGGATCAAGatctctgagagcagctggagcaaaCACAGG GTTGAGCTGAACAGCGGTAATAATGTGCTATACTGGAGAGCCACAACGTATACCCTCGTGGGCAGTGCTGTCAAACCTGTGATGTTAAGAAACATTGCCATCTCAG GGGTGGCCTACACGTCAGAGTGTTTCCATTGTAAACCCGGCACCCACAGTGCAAAACAGGGATCTGCCCGCTGTACCCCCTGCCCTGCTGATACCTTCTCCAACAAGGGTGCCACTGTTTGCCATCAGTGTGATCGAGATAAATATGCAG aGGCTGGTTCAGCGAGCTGCAAACCGAGACCTGTGTGTACAAACAGTGACTACTTCTACACCCACACCCCATGTGACTCTGAGGGAAAG actCAGATCATGTACAAGTGGATCGAGCCTAAGATCTGCAGTGAGACTGTCAAAGGGGCTGTGAAGCTGCCGGCATCAGGGGATAAGCAAACCTGTCCTCCATGTAACCCGGGCTTCTTTGtcaccagctcctccacctgtgaACCCTGCGACAAAGGTTTCTACTCAAACGGAACAG CGTGTTCCGAGTGCCCTGTTGGCTCAGAGCCAGTGGTGGGTTTCGAGTACAAATGGTGGAACACGATGCCGAAGAACATGAGGAGCGCCGTCTTCCACCGAGAGTTCAGCAACTCCCAACAGATCACTG CATGGGAGGTGGCTGGCGAGTATGTCTACACGACCCCCGGGGATCAGGACACAGACTACCTGATGCTCACCCTCAGTGTTCCTGGATACAG GCTGCCTCAGTCTATGACCGCTGACAGCGAGAGGAGTGAACTGTCTCGCATCACCTTCGTCTTTGAGACCGTCTGTTCAGCCGACTGCAAATTTTTCTTCCTGGCG GGTTATAATCAGTGGAATAATGATGTTGTGGAGCAGTGGAGAGGCACCAGCAGGAAACAGTCGTACTCCTACCTGGTCCAGAGTAACAGCACCACCAGCTTCACCTGGACATTTCAACGAACAGAGGATTTCAACATG GAGAGGAGATACAGTGCTGATGTTGCAAAGATCTACTCCATCCACATCACCAACGTGCTCGGAGGCGTGGCCTCACAGTGTCGCCGCTGCGCCCTGAGCTCCACCAAGGCTGGCTCCGCCTGTGTTCCCTGCCCAGCGGGACACTACATGGTCAACAGGACAGGAGTGTGTAGGAGCTGCCCGCCAAACACCTTCGTCAGGGCCGATCAGCCTGTGGGAAAGGTGGCTTGTGTTCAGTGCGgaccaaacacagagacaaacaag GCCCACACAGCTTGCCTGAGTGACTGTGTGTTGGACGTGCAGACAGCAGGGGGAGCGCCGCTGCACTATGACTTCTCTCCTCTGGCCAACGTCTCCGGCTTCCACAGCAGCCCCCGCTTCACCAGCAAAGGCCTGAGATACTTCCACAGCTTTAATCTGGGTCTGTGTGGGAAAGAG GGCAGAGTGCTGGCCACCTGTGTGGACAATGTaacagagagtgggagagaggtcagaggttacATCTGTCAGTCCACCGTGGTCCCCTCGGACATCAGGAGCCAGAGCGTGGTGTCCTCCCAACCTTTCCTCATTGGTGACTCACTCATCG GTGTGACCACTGACACAACCCTGAATGGCATCTCCTCTCCAAACTGGCTGTTTCCAGCTGCGTCCGGTCTTCAGGATGTCATATTCTATTATAA GTCAAGTGAGACGACTCAGGCTTGCAAACAGGGCAGGTCAGCCGCCATCAGACTAAGATGCAATCCCACAGTGACCACTAAAGATCTCATCATGCTGCCGAG TAACTGTTCAGAGGGGACGTGTGATGGTtgtactttccacttcctgtgggAGAGCCAGCATGCGTGCCCACTCTGCACCAAACACCACTACAGAGAGATTGTCAGCGCTTGCATCCAGGGAATACAG AGGACCACTTACGTGTGGCAGCAGCCGTTGCAGTGTTACGGAGGAGAGTCATTACCAGCACAAAAAGTCAGCGCTTGTGTGACTCTTGATTTCTGGCTCAAGTTTGGTGTTTCCACGGGAACAGTCGCTGCTGTGCTGCTCATCACTATCAGCTGCTATTTCTGGAAGAAGACGCGCAA GTTGCAGTATAAGTACTCCAAGCTGATGATGAACTCGGGGGGTAAAGAGTGTGAGCTGCCCACTGCAGACAGCTGTGCAATAATGGAGGGAGAGGACGCAGAGGACGACATCATGTACCTCAGCAAGAGGTCCGTCTTCAGCAAAATGAGGTCATACTCAAGAGAG aggTCATCAGATGGATTTGATTCAGTTCCACTTAAGTCTTCATCTTCACgccagcacagagaggaggacgacTCTGACGATGATTAG
- the zgc:195245 gene encoding protein FAM107B, producing the protein MEGSTARKKTGYGHHKKDPPTLSRQSTADFNGDEITQPRRLNGSSVETPSYQNLHRELLLSHKRGLLLEEKPELTRVLEQRRLDLHKEEEMARRGPSDLETELRKRQQKLEEYEQEEIRQREKQQKIPEFVRVKDNLRRTQVSEQ; encoded by the exons ATGGAGGGGTCAACTGCAAGAAAA aaaactggATATGGACATCACAAAAAAG ATCCCCCGACCCTTTCCCGTCAATCCACAGCAGACTTCAATGGTGACGAGATCACTCAGCCCAGGAGACTGAATGGTTCCTCGGTGGAGACCCCGAGTTACCAGAACCTGCACCgggagctgctgctcagccatAAACG GggtctgctgctggaggagaagccGGAGCTGACGCGAGTGTTGGAGCAGCGCAGACTGGATCTgcacaaggaggaggagatggcaCGACGGGGGCCCTCAGATCTGGAGACGGAGCTCCGCAAGAGGCAGCAGAAGCTGGAAGAG tatgAGCAGGAGGAGATCCGACAGcgagagaaacagcagaagatCCCAGAGTTTGTCCGTGTGAAGGACAACCTGAGGCGAACGCAGGTGTCTGAGCAGTGA
- the c7h1orf194 gene encoding protein C1orf194 homolog gives MSNRDPFPSPKPENGFTLSGFRPQQRKPYDKPTHIAQTEEPWSHLHDMATLASTRRSVMHYEHQAPKDSLDFQLKSVYDHHKDNFWTKNQISYQKETASEGHRTQEKLRQETEKEQEKDIRTWVDPQRRSIYSMK, from the exons ATGTCCAACCGGGACCCTTTCCCCTCTCCGAAGCCTGAAAACGGCTTCACTCTTAGTGGCTTCAGACCGCAGCAG AGAAAACCATATGACAAACCCACTCACATCGCACAAACAGAGGAACCCTGGAGTCACCTCCATGATATGGCCACTTTGGCCAGCACCCGGCGGAGTGTAATGCATTATGAGCATCAG GCTCCAAAGGACAGCCTTGATTTCCAACTTAAGTCTGTCTACGATCACCACAAAGACAACTTCTGGACAAAGAACCAGATTTCATACCAGAAGGAGACCGCCTCTGAGGGCCACAG GACACAGGAAAAGTTAAGGCAGGAAACGGAAAAGGAACAAGAGAAAGACATCAGAACGTGGGTCGATCCACAGAGGCGCTCCATTTACAGCATGAAGTGA